The following proteins are co-located in the Syngnathus scovelli strain Florida chromosome 21, RoL_Ssco_1.2, whole genome shotgun sequence genome:
- the LOC125991263 gene encoding receptor-type tyrosine-protein phosphatase epsilon isoform X1 encodes MATIPERASCPLATTSSPPCWSCPCCSWSLCCWPGTSSDSEAALRVTNTSSFSRRGGAQSQEAALVASLRQPSQLKNQRKAAVTTVDKKIPNGILDEQDASVVLLPSSASAAKNYPPIAVEHLEDEYRLRSADDGKLFREEYNSLPGGHAQGTYEEANKDDNKDKNRYPNILPYDHSRVALTQLEGCPASDYINASYIDGFTDKNKFIAAQGPKEDTVADFWRMIWEQKVSTVVMLTKLKERKEDKCYQYWPDQGCWSYGNVRVAVEDFTVLVDYTIRKFCIQHQSGDAAKTPPRLVTQLHFTSWPDFGVPFSPIGMLKFLKKVKTVNPTFAGPIVVHCSAGVGRTGTFIVIDGMIDMMHAEQKVDVFGFVSKIREQRSQLIQTDMQYSFIYQALLEYYLYGDTELDVSSLEGHLHKLHNTFKQGDRVGLEEEFKKLTNMRIMKENMRTGNLPANMKKNRVLQIIPYDFNRVILSMRRGQEFTDYVNASFIDGYRQKDYFIATQGPLQHTVEDFWRMVWEWKCHSIVMLTELQEREQDKCYQYWPSEESQTYGDYSVEMKGDALCDAFSLRDLVLTFLPEKATRVIRHFHFHGWPEVGIPAEGRGMIDIIAAVQRQQQQSGNHPIVVHCSAGAGRTGTFIALSNILERVKAEGLLDVFQTVKSLRMQRPHMVQTVEQYDFCYKVVQDFVDIFSDYANFK; translated from the exons ATGGCAACCATACCCGAG AGGGCGTCCTGTCCACTGGCCACCACGTCCTCCCCACCGTGCTGGTCCTGTCCCTGTTGCTCTTGGTCGTTGTGCTGCTGGCCTGGTACTTCCTCAG ATTCTGAGGCAGCGCTCCGGGTGACAAACACTTCCTCCTTTAGTCGCCGAGGCGGAGCCCAGAGTCAGGAAGCCGCGCTCGTTGCCTCCCTCCGACAGCCGAGTCA GTTAAAAAACCAGAGGAAAGCGGCGGTCACCACAGTGGACAAGAAGATACCAAATGGCATCCTGGATGAGCAAG ACGCTTCGGTGGTCCTCCTTCCCAGCTCCGCTTCAGCCGCCAAGAACTACCCGCCCATCGCCGTGGAACACCTGGAGGACGAGTACAGGCTGCGCTCGGCTGACGACGGAAAACTCTTCCGAGAGGAGTACAAC TCGCTGCCGGGGGGTCACGCCCAGGGGACGTACGAGGAGGCCAACAAGGACGACAACAAGGACAAGAACAGATATCCCAATATTCTTCCCT ATGATCATTCCAGGGTGGCGCTGACCCAGCTGGAAGGATGTCCCGCCTCCGACTACATCAACGCCTCCTACATCGAT GGCTTCACCGATAAGAATAAATTCATAGCAGCGCAAG GCCCAAAAGAGGACACGGTGGCCGATTTCTGGAGGATGATATGGGAGCAGAAGGTGTCGACAGTCGTCATGCTGACAAAGCTGAAGGAGAGGAAGGAA GACAAGTGTTACCAGTACTGGCCGGATCAGGGCTGCTGGAGCTACGGGAACGTCCGCGTGGCAGTGGAGGACTTCACCGTGCTGGTGGATTACACCATCCGCAAGTTCTGCATACAACAC CAATCCGGCGACGCCGCCAAGACGCCGCCGCGTTTGGTCACGCAGCTCCACTTCACCAGCTGGCCCGACTTCGGCGTGCCCTTCTCGCCCATCGGCATGCTCAAGTTCCTCAAGAAGGTCAAGACCGTTAACCCGACTTTTGCCGGGCCCATCGTGGTCCACTGCAG CGCCGGCGTCGGTCGGACGGGCACGTTCATCGTGATCGACGGCATGATCGACATGATGCACGCCGAGCAGAAAGTGGACGTCTTCGGCTTTGTCTCCAAGATCCGAGAGCAGCGTTCGCAGCTCATCCAGACGGAT ATGCAGTACTCGTTCATCTACCAGGCGCTACTGGAGTACTACCTCTACGGGGACACGGAGCTGGACGTGTCGTCTCTGGAGGGACACCTGCACAAGCTGCACAACACCTTCAAGCAAGGCGACCGCGTCGGCCTGGAGGAGGAGTTCAAG AAACTGACCAACATGCGTATCATGAAGGAGAACATGAGGACGGGGAACCTACCCGCCAACATGAAGAAGAACCGAGTGTTGCAGATCATTCCGT ACGACTTCAACAGAGTTATTCTCTCAATGAGGAGAGGGCAGGAGTTTACCGACTACGTCAATGCGTCCTTTATCGAC GGATACCGGCAGAAGGACTACTTCATCGCCACGCAAGGCCCGCTGCAGCACACGGTGGAGGACTTCTGGCGCATGGTTTGGGAGTGGAAGTGTCACTCCATCGTCATGCTAACCGAGCTGCAAGAGAGGGAGCAG GATAAGTGTTACCAGTATTGGCCCAGCGAGGAGTCGCAGACGTACGGCGATTACAGCGTGGAGATGAAGGGCGACGCCTTGTGCGACGCCTTCAGCCTACGAGACTTGGTACTCACCTTCCTGCCG GAGAAGGCCACGCGGGTGATCCGGCACTTCCACTTCCACGGCTGGCCCGAAGTGGGCATCCCTGCCGAGGGGCGGGGCATGATCGACATCATCGCGGCGGTGCAGCGGCAACAGCAGCAGTCGGGCAACCATCCCATCGTGGTGCACTGCAG CGCCGGCGCGGGGCGGACCGGTACGTTCATTGCACTGAGCAACATCTTGGAGCGCGTCAAGGCAGAAGGCCTGCTGGACGTCTTCCAAACGGTCAAGAGTTTACGCATGCAGAGGCCGCACATGGTCCAGACGGTG GAGCAGTACGACTTCTGCTACAAGGTGGTACAAGACTTTGTGGACATTTTCTCCGACTATGCCAACTTCAAATGA
- the LOC125991263 gene encoding receptor-type tyrosine-protein phosphatase epsilon isoform X2, producing the protein MLLFLVATTTSSNSSSNGNHTREGVLSTGHHVLPTVLVLSLLLLVVVLLAWYFLRLKNQRKAAVTTVDKKIPNGILDEQDASVVLLPSSASAAKNYPPIAVEHLEDEYRLRSADDGKLFREEYNSLPGGHAQGTYEEANKDDNKDKNRYPNILPYDHSRVALTQLEGCPASDYINASYIDGFTDKNKFIAAQGPKEDTVADFWRMIWEQKVSTVVMLTKLKERKEDKCYQYWPDQGCWSYGNVRVAVEDFTVLVDYTIRKFCIQHQSGDAAKTPPRLVTQLHFTSWPDFGVPFSPIGMLKFLKKVKTVNPTFAGPIVVHCSAGVGRTGTFIVIDGMIDMMHAEQKVDVFGFVSKIREQRSQLIQTDMQYSFIYQALLEYYLYGDTELDVSSLEGHLHKLHNTFKQGDRVGLEEEFKKLTNMRIMKENMRTGNLPANMKKNRVLQIIPYDFNRVILSMRRGQEFTDYVNASFIDGYRQKDYFIATQGPLQHTVEDFWRMVWEWKCHSIVMLTELQEREQDKCYQYWPSEESQTYGDYSVEMKGDALCDAFSLRDLVLTFLPEKATRVIRHFHFHGWPEVGIPAEGRGMIDIIAAVQRQQQQSGNHPIVVHCSAGAGRTGTFIALSNILERVKAEGLLDVFQTVKSLRMQRPHMVQTVEQYDFCYKVVQDFVDIFSDYANFK; encoded by the exons ATGCTTCTGTTTTTGGTGGCAACCACAACATCATCGAATTCGAGCAGTAATGGCAACCATACCCGAG AGGGCGTCCTGTCCACTGGCCACCACGTCCTCCCCACCGTGCTGGTCCTGTCCCTGTTGCTCTTGGTCGTTGTGCTGCTGGCCTGGTACTTCCTCAG GTTAAAAAACCAGAGGAAAGCGGCGGTCACCACAGTGGACAAGAAGATACCAAATGGCATCCTGGATGAGCAAG ACGCTTCGGTGGTCCTCCTTCCCAGCTCCGCTTCAGCCGCCAAGAACTACCCGCCCATCGCCGTGGAACACCTGGAGGACGAGTACAGGCTGCGCTCGGCTGACGACGGAAAACTCTTCCGAGAGGAGTACAAC TCGCTGCCGGGGGGTCACGCCCAGGGGACGTACGAGGAGGCCAACAAGGACGACAACAAGGACAAGAACAGATATCCCAATATTCTTCCCT ATGATCATTCCAGGGTGGCGCTGACCCAGCTGGAAGGATGTCCCGCCTCCGACTACATCAACGCCTCCTACATCGAT GGCTTCACCGATAAGAATAAATTCATAGCAGCGCAAG GCCCAAAAGAGGACACGGTGGCCGATTTCTGGAGGATGATATGGGAGCAGAAGGTGTCGACAGTCGTCATGCTGACAAAGCTGAAGGAGAGGAAGGAA GACAAGTGTTACCAGTACTGGCCGGATCAGGGCTGCTGGAGCTACGGGAACGTCCGCGTGGCAGTGGAGGACTTCACCGTGCTGGTGGATTACACCATCCGCAAGTTCTGCATACAACAC CAATCCGGCGACGCCGCCAAGACGCCGCCGCGTTTGGTCACGCAGCTCCACTTCACCAGCTGGCCCGACTTCGGCGTGCCCTTCTCGCCCATCGGCATGCTCAAGTTCCTCAAGAAGGTCAAGACCGTTAACCCGACTTTTGCCGGGCCCATCGTGGTCCACTGCAG CGCCGGCGTCGGTCGGACGGGCACGTTCATCGTGATCGACGGCATGATCGACATGATGCACGCCGAGCAGAAAGTGGACGTCTTCGGCTTTGTCTCCAAGATCCGAGAGCAGCGTTCGCAGCTCATCCAGACGGAT ATGCAGTACTCGTTCATCTACCAGGCGCTACTGGAGTACTACCTCTACGGGGACACGGAGCTGGACGTGTCGTCTCTGGAGGGACACCTGCACAAGCTGCACAACACCTTCAAGCAAGGCGACCGCGTCGGCCTGGAGGAGGAGTTCAAG AAACTGACCAACATGCGTATCATGAAGGAGAACATGAGGACGGGGAACCTACCCGCCAACATGAAGAAGAACCGAGTGTTGCAGATCATTCCGT ACGACTTCAACAGAGTTATTCTCTCAATGAGGAGAGGGCAGGAGTTTACCGACTACGTCAATGCGTCCTTTATCGAC GGATACCGGCAGAAGGACTACTTCATCGCCACGCAAGGCCCGCTGCAGCACACGGTGGAGGACTTCTGGCGCATGGTTTGGGAGTGGAAGTGTCACTCCATCGTCATGCTAACCGAGCTGCAAGAGAGGGAGCAG GATAAGTGTTACCAGTATTGGCCCAGCGAGGAGTCGCAGACGTACGGCGATTACAGCGTGGAGATGAAGGGCGACGCCTTGTGCGACGCCTTCAGCCTACGAGACTTGGTACTCACCTTCCTGCCG GAGAAGGCCACGCGGGTGATCCGGCACTTCCACTTCCACGGCTGGCCCGAAGTGGGCATCCCTGCCGAGGGGCGGGGCATGATCGACATCATCGCGGCGGTGCAGCGGCAACAGCAGCAGTCGGGCAACCATCCCATCGTGGTGCACTGCAG CGCCGGCGCGGGGCGGACCGGTACGTTCATTGCACTGAGCAACATCTTGGAGCGCGTCAAGGCAGAAGGCCTGCTGGACGTCTTCCAAACGGTCAAGAGTTTACGCATGCAGAGGCCGCACATGGTCCAGACGGTG GAGCAGTACGACTTCTGCTACAAGGTGGTACAAGACTTTGTGGACATTTTCTCCGACTATGCCAACTTCAAATGA
- the LOC125991263 gene encoding receptor-type tyrosine-protein phosphatase epsilon isoform X3 produces the protein MRKTTFSSFRWLKNQRKAAVTTVDKKIPNGILDEQDASVVLLPSSASAAKNYPPIAVEHLEDEYRLRSADDGKLFREEYNSLPGGHAQGTYEEANKDDNKDKNRYPNILPYDHSRVALTQLEGCPASDYINASYIDGFTDKNKFIAAQGPKEDTVADFWRMIWEQKVSTVVMLTKLKERKEDKCYQYWPDQGCWSYGNVRVAVEDFTVLVDYTIRKFCIQHQSGDAAKTPPRLVTQLHFTSWPDFGVPFSPIGMLKFLKKVKTVNPTFAGPIVVHCSAGVGRTGTFIVIDGMIDMMHAEQKVDVFGFVSKIREQRSQLIQTDMQYSFIYQALLEYYLYGDTELDVSSLEGHLHKLHNTFKQGDRVGLEEEFKKLTNMRIMKENMRTGNLPANMKKNRVLQIIPYDFNRVILSMRRGQEFTDYVNASFIDGYRQKDYFIATQGPLQHTVEDFWRMVWEWKCHSIVMLTELQEREQDKCYQYWPSEESQTYGDYSVEMKGDALCDAFSLRDLVLTFLPEKATRVIRHFHFHGWPEVGIPAEGRGMIDIIAAVQRQQQQSGNHPIVVHCSAGAGRTGTFIALSNILERVKAEGLLDVFQTVKSLRMQRPHMVQTVEQYDFCYKVVQDFVDIFSDYANFK, from the exons ATGAGAAAGACGACCTTCTCCAGCTTCAGATG GTTAAAAAACCAGAGGAAAGCGGCGGTCACCACAGTGGACAAGAAGATACCAAATGGCATCCTGGATGAGCAAG ACGCTTCGGTGGTCCTCCTTCCCAGCTCCGCTTCAGCCGCCAAGAACTACCCGCCCATCGCCGTGGAACACCTGGAGGACGAGTACAGGCTGCGCTCGGCTGACGACGGAAAACTCTTCCGAGAGGAGTACAAC TCGCTGCCGGGGGGTCACGCCCAGGGGACGTACGAGGAGGCCAACAAGGACGACAACAAGGACAAGAACAGATATCCCAATATTCTTCCCT ATGATCATTCCAGGGTGGCGCTGACCCAGCTGGAAGGATGTCCCGCCTCCGACTACATCAACGCCTCCTACATCGAT GGCTTCACCGATAAGAATAAATTCATAGCAGCGCAAG GCCCAAAAGAGGACACGGTGGCCGATTTCTGGAGGATGATATGGGAGCAGAAGGTGTCGACAGTCGTCATGCTGACAAAGCTGAAGGAGAGGAAGGAA GACAAGTGTTACCAGTACTGGCCGGATCAGGGCTGCTGGAGCTACGGGAACGTCCGCGTGGCAGTGGAGGACTTCACCGTGCTGGTGGATTACACCATCCGCAAGTTCTGCATACAACAC CAATCCGGCGACGCCGCCAAGACGCCGCCGCGTTTGGTCACGCAGCTCCACTTCACCAGCTGGCCCGACTTCGGCGTGCCCTTCTCGCCCATCGGCATGCTCAAGTTCCTCAAGAAGGTCAAGACCGTTAACCCGACTTTTGCCGGGCCCATCGTGGTCCACTGCAG CGCCGGCGTCGGTCGGACGGGCACGTTCATCGTGATCGACGGCATGATCGACATGATGCACGCCGAGCAGAAAGTGGACGTCTTCGGCTTTGTCTCCAAGATCCGAGAGCAGCGTTCGCAGCTCATCCAGACGGAT ATGCAGTACTCGTTCATCTACCAGGCGCTACTGGAGTACTACCTCTACGGGGACACGGAGCTGGACGTGTCGTCTCTGGAGGGACACCTGCACAAGCTGCACAACACCTTCAAGCAAGGCGACCGCGTCGGCCTGGAGGAGGAGTTCAAG AAACTGACCAACATGCGTATCATGAAGGAGAACATGAGGACGGGGAACCTACCCGCCAACATGAAGAAGAACCGAGTGTTGCAGATCATTCCGT ACGACTTCAACAGAGTTATTCTCTCAATGAGGAGAGGGCAGGAGTTTACCGACTACGTCAATGCGTCCTTTATCGAC GGATACCGGCAGAAGGACTACTTCATCGCCACGCAAGGCCCGCTGCAGCACACGGTGGAGGACTTCTGGCGCATGGTTTGGGAGTGGAAGTGTCACTCCATCGTCATGCTAACCGAGCTGCAAGAGAGGGAGCAG GATAAGTGTTACCAGTATTGGCCCAGCGAGGAGTCGCAGACGTACGGCGATTACAGCGTGGAGATGAAGGGCGACGCCTTGTGCGACGCCTTCAGCCTACGAGACTTGGTACTCACCTTCCTGCCG GAGAAGGCCACGCGGGTGATCCGGCACTTCCACTTCCACGGCTGGCCCGAAGTGGGCATCCCTGCCGAGGGGCGGGGCATGATCGACATCATCGCGGCGGTGCAGCGGCAACAGCAGCAGTCGGGCAACCATCCCATCGTGGTGCACTGCAG CGCCGGCGCGGGGCGGACCGGTACGTTCATTGCACTGAGCAACATCTTGGAGCGCGTCAAGGCAGAAGGCCTGCTGGACGTCTTCCAAACGGTCAAGAGTTTACGCATGCAGAGGCCGCACATGGTCCAGACGGTG GAGCAGTACGACTTCTGCTACAAGGTGGTACAAGACTTTGTGGACATTTTCTCCGACTATGCCAACTTCAAATGA